The stretch of DNA ATTTATGGGTAGGGGAAGGAGCAGAATGGTCAATGACGATGTTCCGAGTGAATGAGGAAATTATCATGCCAGACGAAGACAAGGAATATCTCTGGACTGCCATTACCATGATGAAGAAATTTCGCTGAACTTTGCCCCCTTGTCTCGCAGAGACATCAAGACCCGACTGATCGactctcaacctcaagaaGCTGCACCTGTATCTCTCGGAGCCGATCGACGAGGTGTGGACGTCAACAAGCAATCTAGTACATCGCAAGGTGGATGTTGCAGTTAAGTATTGAGCGTTGGCAGTGAGGAAAAACGTAAATTTAGAGGGCAAGAGCTTAGAGGGTCTTGAAGAATGTCAAGTCAGGAAAGATTGGATCCTTCCAAACCGTTTCTATTCACTTTATTCGCTTTGGCCCTCcaaccaattcatcatccattctttcttttttccaTTTTTTTCACTTTCATACTAAAACCTGTATTGTATGCGGAAGAATCTATCCTATTTACTATTTTATATacgatttctcttctttgagTTCTTAGTCTATGccatcatctctatcacATACCAAGACCAATACACATATCACGTACTTTCCTGTCAGGATAACCTTGAATTCGTGAATCATCCTGATGATCACGATGGGTATTTGAATTTCTGTGATTTCTCTTACGAGCAAATGTCAAATACATGAGATCAACAGTCAGTTAAGCGAGAGTCAACCTCAAGTACTCTGAAACTGTTTCATGTGGTCCCAGCCGTGAACCTCGCGTGATGAGATTTACATGATGGGACAGATGAGAAATTGaaaaaaaagagagagatgatgtTAAAAGGTGAAATAACATGTCTTCGTGCCTCATACGGAATCGCCGATACCCATCACGACCCATTGTCAAGCTCCGAGCCGAGTGGTTTTTGCCTGAAAAGGAAATtaagatcaaaggatgggatgTCTGTGATTGGATAGCTGGAGTGGTCTGTGCGAAAACAAAACCAAATTGcaattgatggatgatggggtAAGTTACTGTTCATGTTTTTCAAATAGCATGGATTGCACCTCATCCTCGATttatttcatctttgattttcCCATCTCACATCATACTGGCACGTCGTCACCTCTTAACACGTACACGTCCGTGATCTGATCTCACCGTACGAGCACGTCAGATCGtcagatcatcgtcaattCAATAGGATAGGTTAGATTAGATAACGAAAACCAAATACCACCCAATATCCTTTGATACGGTAATCCATTGGGTATTGCAAATAGCAACTACTCGTAATCATGTCTGATAATAATCCAAATAcaaaccaaaaccaaaaccaaaaccagGCCTCGACTTCCACTTCGGTtgctccttcttcatcaggttCGACGAATAATAACAACACCAATAATAATGCAAATAATAGTGATGGTGGGAATACACCGAAAGTGAGTCGGGCTTCATGTCGACTGATCGTACCTCTCTTCTGCACCCAAATTACAACCTACTGACTCTTGTCTTCTTTTTATTTTCGATAAAAAGGACCGTCATGAACCTCGGGGACGCAAGCCCAATGACAAACTACCACCCTCTCGTGCGAGGGAAGTCCAACGAGCATTCCGTCTACGACGTGCGGAGCATCTCGCCACGCTCGAAGAACGGATCCTACACCTAGAACAGGAGAATGGATCTTTGAGAGCATTGTTGAACTTGCCATTGGCCGATAGGGGCAGGATAGGATCGGGACCTACAGGAAGGGGCAAAGCTCTCAAGGAAGGTGGCGTACCAATGTCAGAAAGGGTGagagcaaggaaagaagccagagagagggagaggagagCATTGGGTTTACCTACTCCTACAGTCGAATCTTCAGAAAATGAAACGAATGACGAAATGTCATCGAGGAATATGAGAGATTCAGAAACTCTTTCTCCCCGAGCTAGTATGCCCCCACCGCCTcctataccatcttcatcgacctcGTCGTCATTCCCACAACATCATATTCAACAACCTTTATTCAGAGATACCAACACTTCCCCTCAACCTTTCAATTATCAATTACCTATGCCGTTCAATTTACCCGTATCGCCCGATCCGCAATTCGCAGATTTCACTGCTGGTTTGAATACCTCAGATTTATATAAGAATGGAAGCTCTTCGACGGGTGGGAATGACACGACACCGAATTTCGGTGGGATGTTCAGTATGTTCGATACTCCTCCGAATATCgagcaacagcagcagcaacagcagacAAACGAATCTTCGTCGTCTATTCAGAATaataataacaataacaacaacaacaacaacatctcaCCAATTTCACCCCCAATCGCTGCGCCTCAACCGGTCCAATTGGATTTGTTGACAAGGTTAAAATCATGTTGTCACGTTTCCGATTCACACGTAGTGAATGATCCTGGATTGTTAGTATTTGCTACTAGACTATGTCAACAATATGGATGTTCGTTCAGCGGACAACATACGGATGCACACCCACGGAGCGATAATGATAACTTGACTTTGGAAGATTCTTGGAAAGCTTTGAAAAACACTTTAGAACCTGGTGGATCTGATCCGGATGGTGAGAACAGGATCAATACTGGAAAGATGGCTGCGGAGCTGGTTATCAGAGCGGTTAATAGTAGATCGGGTAATATGGTGGGGAATAATTCGAATTGGATAATGTGTAGATTTAGAGAAGGATTGAGCATTaagaaggggatgatagCGGCTTTGGTACAGGGTTTAGGAGGGACATTGGAGTAGGATGATTGTAGGATGGAAGACGTGactggattggattggagCTTTTACGGATAGAATATTCACGAGTACTGATAGTAGAAAGTTGAACAGTTGACAATAATAAGATATAAGATATATTGTAGCTTGTAATATATACCACCTTGAGAGCTTATGTATGTTGTCTGTCTTGGTACAAATGGAACAGTCCTCCATCATACCCATGAGAATATGGCATACCGTGGATTTTTACACAACAGCTTATCTTTACCAAGtcgaaatcacctccactttgcAAGACCAGACAGTTCTTTTGACGTGTTGTTGCATGTACTTGtctctttctgcttctttccttcttgatcgatcatcgatatcagaGACAGCTCGTAGTTTCAGCTATCACATACGCAAAGATGTTAGGTGAGTTAGAGATACACTATACCTCGGCACTATCGATCTCGATAGAGTAAAGATCCACTGACTGTGCTGGTCTGCTTCAGTCGTTGGTCTAACAGGAGGTATAGCATCAGGTAAGACATATCTCTCACAACCTTCCGCTGGACCCTCAGTCTCACTATGACTCATGCTGAGCCTATACTCGTTGTTAGGTAAATCAACAGTCTCCAAGATATTTTCCGAACACCACCACATACCTATAATCGATGCCGACCTCCTAGCCAGAGAAGTGATTGAACCAGGAACATCAGGCTTCACGACtatcatcaatcatttcGGTCCTGACAGAATCCTCGATCCCAACGGCGTGCTGGACAGAGCCGCTCTTGGTGAAATCATATTCAATGATCCGAACGAGAGAAAATGGCTTAATGGGGTTATTCACCCCTTAGTAAGACGGGAGATGGTCAAGAGGACCGTGAAGTATTGGCTTAAAGGTGAATGGGCGGTAATCGTTGATGTGCCGTTGTTGATTGAGGCGGGGATGTGGAAGTGGGTAGGAGAGATTGTGGTCGTATATGTGTGAGTGCAATACTATACTCATAATCTTAGCTTGCTTAGGTGAAGCAAAATACGTCTTTTCgcagagagagagagagagagagagagagagagagagatcaTTCTTTAGTTGTTTAGCCGTCTCCAGTACGCATGCTGATGATTATATTTCTACCCAATGAAGCAATGAGAAACTTCAATTGTCTCGTCTCATATCCCGTCCCCTCCCCAATTCACCCCCCTTAACCGAAACACAAGCTAAATCACGTATATCGTCTCAAATGTCCCTCTCTGAGAAAATCAATTATTCAACTTACGTCCTGGACAACTCTGGAACGATCAGAGATTTAGAAGTTCAAATTGATAAACTGGTAAATAAGTGGAGGGTATCTCAGGGATTTGGGATTGGTATACCGATTATAGATGGATGGTGGTACAAGTTATGTTGGCTCGTACCTCCTATTGGACTTACAGCAGGATTGATGGTTTTGATatcgaggtggatgaagTATAATATTGGTGGGGataagaaaggaagaaggaaaggaagaggtgaagtggaaagaaattggaagcctgaagagattgaattgaGGGAGAGGAATGGTAGACCcggaggaaggaggaggacaGGTGGGAGTATCACTGATGAGTGATTGGTAGGTGATCAGACTCGGGTCCGTTTTTCCTGTATATACGTTTCACATGATGCATGTTCTATTGTACAAGTCTGTCTGTCTGTGCTCTCATCTCGAATTGTTCTTATACAAATGTTGAGGCTTGGTCTCCTCACTATCATTATTACGCTGCTCATTACCTCTCACCTGAATTGTGCCACGTGAAAAGTCTGAAAAACCCCCTCCACTCCAAGTTGTCCACTCGAAAtatctcctctcctctcaaGTAGTTTATGGatctcctttcatcatcatctatctgcCTGTGCTGACTGGGCGAGAAGCATTTGGTACGTTGCTCCGAGGACTCTTTGCAGGTAACATCAAGTATCATACTCCGTCTTTCGCCATGtcatctccaccatcatcGGACAGCGACAGCGTCAACCTCTCATCGCTTTCCATCCACCTTCCCAACGGCCTCGGTCCATCTGccttcaacctctctcctcctccaccatgTCCCATCATACTCAACATATCAATGTTTCTCCGCGATGGATCTATATTAGATACAGCCACGGGCGACTCGATGAGCGGTCTGGGAGTGAACTACTCCGCAGTTTCGAAATCCATTTACGCTCTCGTCTCCTGTCCACGGAGAGTATGGAACGGTCCATGGGCACTTTTGAGGGAGGTGTCGACGATTCCTTCCGCCCTGCCTGATGTAGATAGAGTGAAGATAGAAGCTGTCATGCCTAAGGCTTTATTACATGCTGATTCCGCCAGGTATAAAGCTACATATTCGTTGGATGACAAGGAGGTTGTGGTGGAAAACAGGAAATGTGAGATTAAGGATATAAAATTGGAATGTATAATTGGATTACATCCCCATGAGAGAGGGGAGAAACAGAGATTGGAGGTGGATGTCGAAGGTGGGGATGTGGATTGGGGAAAATGGGATCATAAGTACTTTGCAGATCAGGtttatgaggtgagtctgacGTTCATCATCTGCCATCTGCCATCCCTTGCTTGTCTTTCACGGTTTCCCTTGTTGGATCGATATAGTATGGTGCATGATTACATACACAGTCTTTTGCACCAGGTACATCATGCTGACCTTTGTTTATCAACTATAGTTCgtatccaactcatcttACGGTACGATCGAATCCCTCATCCATTCTCTCGGATCACACCTATTGAACCTACCCATATTATCAAcctccccttcatcttcagtgTCAATAACGATCCGTAAACCATCTGCTATACCCTTTGCTGTACCAAGTATAACCATACACCGAACCAAATCAGACTACCCTTTGCCTActtcctcgtcttcgtcatcttcctctgcgGATAAACGGATATTCATCGCTGTGGGTTCAAATATAGGAGATAGGGTAGATAATATACATAAAGCCATCAACGAATTACAGAATAATGGATGTCAGTTGAAGAATACGAGTAGACTGTATGAGAGTGAACCGATGTATgtagaagatcaagataggTTCGTGAATGGGGTAATTGAGGTGGGCTTCTCTTCCTTATCACATCACGAATAACGGGGTTTGTCCTTACAATTCTACTTGTTTTAGATCTCAACGACGTTATCTCCTCTTGACCTGTTACGTCTCCTGAAACGGACTGAGAAGTCAGTAGGAAGGACCAAAACATTTACGAATGGCCCGCGAGTCATTGACCTAGATCTGATATTCTACGGTACAGAGCAGGTCAAGATTGGTAAGAGGGGAGACgaacctgatgaagatggtgttgGGTGGTTGGAATGCCCTCATAAGAGCTTGGGAGAAAGGGAATTTGTACTGAGACCTCTAGCAGAGTGAGTTCAAGCACGAACAAATCATCCTTTACGAACGGCTCGCTGATGTGATCGCATAGCATCGCACCCAATCTTGTCCATCCTTCTCTGCGACAGACAATACATCAACTTCTCTCTCGATTACCCCAAACTaccccaccacctcttcaGCCTATCATACCCTTCTCCGGTCCTTCCAAACCTCTACGCCTCTCTACACCCTCAACACCGTACATTATGTCGATATTCAATGCTACACCCGACTCCTTCTCGGATGGTGATCCGGCACGTACCGATCCATCTTACGCTCTGGAAGCAGTAGAAAAGCTAttcgaaggagatgatcatcctgatATATTGGACATAGGCGGGATGTCGACTCGACCTGGTTCAGACCCATgtacagaggaagaagagatcaatcgaGTGATACCTCTGATCCAGGCCGTACGGTCATCCTCAAATGATCATCTGAGGCACGTACCCATATCGGTCGATACCTATCGAGCTAGTGTAGCAAAGAAGGCGATTGAGGCCGGTGCCAGTCTCATCAACGATGTCAGAGGAGGTAATGAATCAGGGATGTTGGAAGTGATGGCTGAATCGAACGTTCCTGTGGTATTGATGCATTCCAGGGGCGATTCTAAGAATATGAATTCAGCTGAGATGACCGATTACGCATCCTATGGAGGTGTAGTCGAGGGAGTTAAAAAGGAATTGAGTGATTTGGTTAATAAAGCTATACAGAGCGGagtgaagagatggaatATCATCTTAGATCCTGGGTTAGGGTTCGCCAAGACCCATCAAGATAACTTGGTATtgttgaagaatctgaaTAAGTTGATAGAAGGAGATTTGAAGGGATATCCAATGTTAGTAGGAGGAAGTAGGAAGGGTTTCATTGGTAAGACGATAAACAAGGCCAAACCGACCGAAAGGTCATTCGGAGATGCGGCGTTGAATGCTCATTGTGCGTTGAGTGGGGTTGTGGACGTGTTGAGAGCACATTGTCATGCAGAAGCTAGAGATACTGTCAAGATGTCGATAGCTGTTAGAGATGCTTAAATAGGATGTGTACTCGTTGTTGTTATGTACGTTATATCTCCGCTTTTCCAAGTGAATAATGTCCCGGTAATTGCCGGATATTACTTTTAGAACCGCTCGAGATCCCAGACATTCCTCTCGGACCGAGAAATACCACCACACACTCAGGACGGATGGACAAACTGACCCCTCGCCCCCCTCCCATctcatgcatatatacatatacatatagTAGAGTAGAGAAGGGTTATTACCCATGTAACAGAGGATCAGACTCCTAATATTGtatcttattcttcttccacatcattAGAAAACCTTGTCAACCATGGCACCTCAACGTGAGTGAACGAACTTAGACATGAACAACAAAGCTAGAGCTAACATACTGGCTAACCTACAGACAAACATCTGCTTAACAACCCCGCTACTCTCGTAGTGGATTCCCTCAAGGGTTTGGTCAATTTGAACCCGGAAGTCAAGTTTGACGAGGGACAAAGGGGTGAGTGTCATGCATGACACATTGCTGTCTTTCATCTtaagctcaagctgatcttttATATCGTACGGTATATGACAGTCACCTACACTCCGCCTAGCAAACCTCGAGTCGCCCTTCTTTCAGGAGGTGGATCAGGACATGAACCTGCCCATGCCGGATTCGTAGGCAAGGGTCTCTTGGACGCTGCGATTTGCGGAAACATCTTTGCTTCCCCCAATGTCGCCCAAGTCCGAAGAGGTGTTGAATTGGTTACGAGGGAGAAAGGAGCTTTGATAGTGGTTATGAACTACACGGGAGACGCACTTCATTTCGGTCTTGCTGCTGAACAACATAGAGCTTCAGGTAAACCTGGTGATGTTAGAGTGTTGTTGGTGCAGGATGATGTTGCCGTTTCGAGAGAACAGGGTACGATTGTTGGTAGAAGGTTAGTGTGGTACTGCCCGATCGAAGTTCCGTCTTACACCCCTTCTACTCATACGCTCATTTAATTCTTGCTCAACAGTAGATGGAACGTTGG from Kwoniella europaea PYCC6329 chromosome 2, complete sequence encodes:
- a CDS encoding dephospho-CoA kinase; protein product: MLVVGLTGGIASGKSTVSKIFSEHHHIPIIDADLLAREVIEPGTSGFTTIINHFGPDRILDPNGVLDRAALGEIIFNDPNERKWLNGVIHPLVRREMVKRTVKYWLKGEWAVIVDVPLLIEAGMWKWVGEIVVVYVNEKLQLSRLISRPLPNSPPLTETQAKSRISSQMSLSEKINYSTYVLDNSGTIRDLEVQIDKLVNKWRVSQGFGIGIPIIDGWWYKLCWLVPPIGLTAGLMVLISRWMKYNIGGDKKGRRKGRGEVERNWKPEEIELRERNGRPGGRRRTGGSITDE
- a CDS encoding dihydropteroate synthase, which encodes MSSPPSSDSDSVNLSSLSIHLPNGLGPSAFNLSPPPPCPIILNISMFLRDGSILDTATGDSMSGLGVNYSAVSKSIYALVSCPRRVWNGPWALLREVSTIPSALPDVDRVKIEAVMPKALLHADSARYKATYSLDDKEVVVENRKCEIKDIKLECIIGLHPHERGEKQRLEVDVEGGDVDWGKWDHKYFADQVYEFVSNSSYGTIESLIHSLGSHLLNLPILSTSPSSSVSITIRKPSAIPFAVPSITIHRTKSDYPLPTSSSSSSSSADKRIFIAVGSNIGDRVDNIHKAINELQNNGCQLKNTSRLYESEPMYVEDQDRFVNGVIEISTTLSPLDLLRLLKRTEKSVGRTKTFTNGPRVIDLDLIFYGTEQVKIGKRGDEPDEDGVGWLECPHKSLGEREFVLRPLADIAPNLVHPSLRQTIHQLLSRLPQTTPPPLQPIIPFSGPSKPLRLSTPSTPYIMSIFNATPDSFSDGDPARTDPSYALEAVEKLFEGDDHPDILDIGGMSTRPGSDPCTEEEEINRVIPLIQAVRSSSNDHLRHVPISVDTYRASVAKKAIEAGASLINDVRGGNESGMLEVMAESNVPVVLMHSRGDSKNMNSAEMTDYASYGGVVEGVKKELSDLVNKAIQSGVKRWNIILDPGLGFAKTHQDNLVLLKNLNKLIEGDLKGYPMLVGGSRKGFIGKTINKAKPTERSFGDAALNAHCALSGVVDVLRAHCHAEARDTVKMSIAVRDA